A genomic region of Zea mays cultivar B73 chromosome 6, Zm-B73-REFERENCE-NAM-5.0, whole genome shotgun sequence contains the following coding sequences:
- the LOC100276048 gene encoding uncharacterized protein LOC100276048 (The RefSeq protein has 15 substitutions compared to this genomic sequence), which yields MATSGEQSAGGGSAARASKLRYPLRSASKGKAAAVFSAADAPPTTISAPRRAKPSSDVSKSMCLGLSVKDKFVKPPRRHSIQTKPGASPRPIPSGTVTPVSGVRSKRSDSQGRFDTPTSEVSMSMSRRKFSTLSSISYWMTQIRLAEAASKHSVSLGFFKLALESECEPLDRMREELKSYVARHCLATELEDPVKDILQVYDIVDDFEKLKISAEPSEQPKKSDKAARTVSNVSANCDLKPRSLNSGATESKEAGKKEGIQKAKPDARVRGSNNRNPVKCTTAKEVVAKNTGKKTKKEAKGQEEVSNGDSDASSALPDQESVDVVKEITHEDKENMGDNEMAMDVAIAQGI from the exons ATGGCCACTTCTGGCGAGCAATCGGCTGGCGGTG GGTCTGCGGCGAGGGCGTCGAAGCTGCGCTACCCGCTGCGGTCGGCGAGCAAGGGGAAGGCCGCGGCCGTTTCCCCGGCGGCGGATGCGCCTCCCACCACCATCTCTGCTCCGCGTCG GGTAAAGCCATCTTCAGATGTCAGCAAGAGCATGTGTTTAGACCTTTCTGTGAAGGATAAGTCTGTCAAGCCTCCACGGAGGCACTCAATACAAACTAAGCCAGGAGCTAGCCCAAGGCCAATACCTTCTGGAACTGTGACTCCGGTGTCTGGGGTTCGGTCAAAGAGATCGGACGGCCAGGGGAGGTTTGATACTCCGACATCAGAAGTGTCCATGTCCATGTCAAGGCGCAAGTTCAGCACGCTTTCTTCAATCTCGTACTGGATGACACAGATCAGGCTTGCAGAGGCTGCTTCCAAACACTCAGTTTCTCTGGGCTTCTTTAAGCTTGCTCTTGAATCAGAATGTGAG CCTTTGGACCGGATGAGGGAAGAACTCAAGTCCTATGTAGTCCGCCATTGCTTAGCGACAGAATTGGAGGACCCAGTCAAGGACATTCTTCAGGTTTATGATATTGTGGACGATTTTGAGAAGCTGAAGATCTCTGCAGAGCCCTCAGAGCAACAAAAAAAGTCTGAAAAGGCTGCTCGTAATGTCTCCAATGTGTCAGCCAATTGTAATCTGAAGCCAAGGTCACTAAACTCTGGTGCTACTGAAAGTAAGGAAGCTGGGAAGAAAGAGGGCATTCAGAAAGCGAAACCTGATGCAAGGGTCAGAGGCTCCAATAACAGGAATCCAGTAAAATGCACCACCGCAAAGGAAGTAGTTGCTAAGAACACTGGTAAGAAAACCAAGAAAGAGGCCAAGGGTCAGGAGGAAGTTAGCAATGGAGATAGCGATGCATCCTCAGCCCTTCCAGATCAGGAATCTG TTGATGTTGTGAAGGAGATCACCCATGAAGATAAAGAGAACATG GACGAGAATGAAATGGCTATGGATGTTGCCATAGCGCAAGAATTCTAG